GACCAGAAAGCCAGTGTGGCTTTCGGCAAAACAGAGGGACAGTGGACATGATATTCACTGCAAGGCAGATCCAAGAGAAATGTAAGGAACAAAATATGGATCTCTACATCGTCTTTGTCGACCTCACCAAGGCATTCGACACAATGTCACGCCCAGGACTGTGTAAGATACTTCCTATTGGAATCCTCCCCAAGGTGGTTAAAATAATCAGATGCTTTCACAATGGCATGAACGCAAGATTAGTTAGCGGCAGTGAAGATGACGAGTTCCCCGTTACTCTAACGGTGTTAAGCAAGGATGCGTTCTTGCTCCAACACTCTTCAGCTTCCTTTTTAGCATGATGCTTCTCTCTGCCTTCAAAGACTCAGATCCAGGCATCCAAATCACGTATAGGACAGATGGAGGTATCTTCAACACTCAACGCCTGAAGGCAAAGACGAAAGTCAGTAAATCACTTGTTCGTGACCTCCTGTATGCTAATGTCTGTGCTATCGTTGCTCATTCGAAGGATGACCTTCAGAGACTCACAAATTCCCAGTCTGAGGCCACTAAGCGCTTTAGACTCACAATAAGCATCAAGAAGACTGAAGTGATGTTTCAACCTGCAAAGGGATCAACAGCGAACACGCCTGAAATAAAGAGCGATGGCAAGGTCCTCAACAATGTTGACTCCTTCACCTATCTTGGTAGCAACCTCTCCTTTTCCAACAATCTCGATGGAGAGGTGTATACACCCGCAATGCTAAGGCAAGTGCGTCCTATGGCAGACTCCACAAGCGAGTATGGAACGAAAGAGGCTTGAAACTGGAGACGAAGTGCGCAGTATACAGAGCAGTAATCCTGACTGCATTGTTTTATGGTTGGACTCCCTACCGAAAGACATGTCAAGCTTCTTGATCAGTTTCACCAGCGCTGCCTCCGATGTATTTTAAACATCATACGACGAGCCAGAGCCGGCCAAAATTTTGCGCGGCACATCAAAGAATTTTGAACGTAAGGTTAATTTCCTAGAATACTTTTTCTCCCCGTCCAGGAGCAAAAGTGTGAAAAAAACAGCGTGGTCCCAAACCACACATCAGTAATAATAACACCGTAActtttcattttagtcattATAGACTGATATCACGTCGTGCAGTATGACAtcaaaatagcacaaaaaaaatgtaatgtttcCTGTGAATCGGTCCTGGtctttttataatattttttacGTCATCATGTCACACATTTCCGCCAGGCATTGCGTTATTTCGCAAGAAACAACGCCCTTTCGTGAATTGTCcatcctttttttaatttttttaagtgttAATTGATATTTGCAAATCTTGTGCGCGCAATCACCCACTGAACAGCAGGATGATAGTCACTAGGTAGCCAGTCTCAGAATATGGTAACAGCATACTCCTTTTGGCACGTTTtcatacgtttttttttttaaaccaattcCATTTATtcgcaaattatttattttctcaatttgtcaaatttgaaatttgcattcagtaaaatttaattgttcAATTCTAGGTTTTTCACCAACTGTGAATCAGTGAAGGAGAATCATTTCGCCACAATATTTACTGTTACTTTTTTGCTTTACTGATCAGATTTCACAATTCTGCCTTTTCGAAAGTAATCTTCAGTAGTTACAAGGGGAAATGCTATGTAGCGCGACGTCCTGATGAGAAAACGAATTGACTACTTGATATATTTTATCATAACATAATTGTACTTTTCCCATGTGTAAAAATCAACAGTAAAGGTCAATGCGCTGGCCTTGTGTGGTTTGCACGATACTTTTTCTTACTTACCAGTCCCCataattcttgaaatgtctTTTACGGTTTGGTGGGAGGATTAACTACCTTGAAGAGAAGAGTTCCTCAATTCATAAGGTTGAAACCGGAAATTTTCGAAGACACATGGGTAGATAGATTGTGTGAAATATAGATGTAGCgaaattttgtctgtaaagAACTTTTCACCTTTAcgtttgtttgttatatttcCTGAACGGTTCTTGGAAATTGCACTCGCGAATCTAACTATCTGTAAGGTTGACTGTTGTTTCCTGGTAGTCCGCTTCTAATTGTTGTTAAGTGCCTTGGCCAACAGAATTGTCGGTGTAtaataactgaaataaataatCCGCCAATGATCGATTTTTGACAAGGGAGGGACGCGCCAGTCCGGTAGAGGGTGGAGATCTTCTGAAACTCAACTGTATGATCTTAGAGTTAAGAGGCATCACGCCAGCATCACTTCTCAGGCATTTCCGGAGTAGTGGGGTATTACCAGAGGATCAACCATCCACTTGTTGGCCTCTTACAACAGAACCTTACTAAGAAGAACAGACGAGAATCGCTGTTTTCTTTTGGGGCAAGCGCTTTGGAAGCTCTTCATAAAATTCCTTGCACTGTATAAATTGCTATCGTTCTTATATTGTGGTAGATATTGCCGACATTCACTTGACACATTTGTAATCTAATGGTGTACGTTTGGCGCAAAAACCCTCGAATCCAAGCAAGCGGCTGAATGAGCGCTTAAGCTTGATTCCACAGTATGTATGCTCAGGAGTCTCAGAGGTGGAAACCATCAAGATTTCGGTCGCCAGTTTTTGCAACTTCGTCGCTTACGAAAGATCACAACAAAAATAGCAAACTTTTAAATCGAAACTTCAGATACCACTTTTTGGGGTATTTTTGGTAAAAGTATTGTTTGAACTGCACCTCGTCATGTAGACAGAAGCCATCGACTGCATAACGGCCACCCACCCCACAAAGGAGCTTTAGTCTTAGCTTTTCAGTGACTTGTAAGCTGGTACGTGTTCTTTAATTCATTTTCCATGAGAACCGTGGCATGTTCGAATTGATGAGCGCGCAGTAGCACTTGGGATCTGCCTTTGTGACGTCTAATTGTTTTTCGCTTCGTTCGGCAACGTGTTGAAACCTCAATTGTGTTGCGTCGTGGAAGGAGAAAAGTGATTCGggagaagatgaaaatgtcttttCTGTTATCGATTGTGTTCCTTTTATTGCTGCAAAGCTCATTTGCCGCGGAAAATCCCACCCATGAAGGTAAGGATGGTTTAAATCACGAATTCACGGTTGCGCAATTTTCCCGCGTAGCGTGAGCTTTAAACGAAAAACGCAATTTTAACGCTTATCTCGCCAAGTTATCGAATCATTGTGTGTTATATCGGATTTCCTAATTGCAGCAATTGTTTCAGTTTTAATGGAAACTAGTTTGAAAGTGTGCATTTAATATTTCATTCTCGGCAAGAGTTACCAAGGaaaattggttttgttgctATGGCCAACTTGGGCAACAAACCAAACCGAAACAAAAGCTTATGGTTGCTAGGGTTCCCAAGGCTCCGCGGTTTTATCCGCTGACTAATGCACGcttaggcccgtttcaaacgtcgaactttacatgtgccgaatctaatgcaaatgcgaaAAATccattgttttcgctcatttgcattagattcgccACGTgttaagttcgacgtttgaaacgggccttagACACATGGTAGAGTTCCAACTTGCACTGGCGCGCTCATTCAACGCGTTTTCTGAAACACCTCAACATTCTTTCCTTCATATTTTCCGTAGGAGAAATTGGCTCCTCTAGTGGAGGGAATGTATTGCTGCGGTCCTTTACTATCAATGAAGATTTCAGAAACATGGATGCTACTATTGAGGTGCACCTTACTTCAATTGACTTGCTTCTGTCCGTGAAAGTTGATTCAAGAAACAGAATCAACAGCGTCTCTACAATCCATACACtgggaaaaatgaaaatagtaaGTATTTCGATTATGAAAGATTTGAAATGATCCAATCATAGTCGATAAGATTAGTCTTGCTTTTAGACAGAAATATCATACCCTCGTGGTCTCTTACAGTAAAGAGAAGGTCATTGATTTCTCTATAGATTTCGAACTGTAAAATGTCGCCTAATGAACAGTTTTGATTACAAAAGTGCTTGAATGATTCGTCTTTACATTTTCTCTCCCCAGAACGATATGACAAATCCTCAGGAATTGAAATCAAACACTCCGTCGGAAGAAGAACCATCTGTCCTGACGGAATCTACTGAAAAATGCTCCAGCTGGTTTGAAAAGGTGTATTCCAGTTTTTTGACGGCTGCAGAATCCTTTTTGAAATGGCTGTACATTGGTATCGAATGGCCCAGGGATATCAACCAGGGCATGTTCGCTCTTAGGACCGTAACAAGATTTGATCAATACGAAGTTAACGATGTAAGTGAAGGAGTTTGTGTTAAATGTTTGTGATATGAAGGGTTAAGTTTATGGTAGTTCAGGCAAAGAGACCGTTTTTGGGAGGCCCCAGTGTATTTGTGAACAATAAATCGAAAGCAGCGGGACTTTATAAGGGATAAGTGCAAGACGAAAGTGCTGACAGGTGAATTCAGTTTGGACGATTTGCAAACcgtttttttaatgtttgtaaGACGCTTGATGTCAGGCCATTTTCCTTTCACTTGAATACCGGTAACTGACTGGGAAGTTGAAAGGGAGACAGAAAGCAATGATGCTTTGTTAGTGTGTACTAAGGCTGTAAACTGTAGATTAGTTTATTGCTCCTGCAGAATGATTGATTGAAACCGTTGTACACCATGATTAATGTTGACAGTCGAACCGATCTTCAGCTTGCAAGTGAACGCTCCATTTAATTGATGGTTGAATTACCCAGGAACAGTAAGGTCGGGAAAAACTTTCGCGTGCCTTTCGTGCATGTGTTCTATAGATTCTCCGTCACTCGCAATCAATGAATCAATCATCTAATGgcttaatttaaattaaattaaatacgcgtttttccttttttttagtttgcaAATCGTAGTTTGATCAGTCTGGAGATGGACTTAGCCTCAAAAGAAGGTGAATATTCATCTGGCTTTGTCCGGAAATCCCCTAATAAAAATGTCCTCCATGTAAACCATACCGGAAACGAAGCTGACTGTATATCCCAAGACTTGATAACCAGTGGAAACTAtaccggaaacgaagctaactaTGTATCCCTAGACTTGATCGCCGATGGAACCCATActggaaacgaagctaactgtatATCCTCAGACTTGATCGCCAATGGAAACCATAacggaaacgaagctaactaTGAATCCTTAGACTTAATCGCCATTGGAAACCCgaccggaaacgaagctaactgtatATCCTTAGACTTGATCGCCGATGGAAATTCTActggaaacgaagctaactgtatATCCTCAGACTTGATCTCCAATGGAAACTATACCGGAAACGAAGTTAACTATGTGTCCTTAGACTTAATCGCCATTGGAAACCAgaccggaaacgaagctaactgtatATCCTTAGACTTGATCGCCGATGGAAATTCTActggaaacgaagctaactgtatATCCTCAGACTTGATCTCCAATGGAAACTATACCGGAAACGAAGTTAACTATGTGTCCTTAGACTTAATCGCCATTGGAAACCAgaccggaaacgaagctaactggATGCCTCCAGAGTTGATCACCGGTGAAGACCATATCAGAAATAAAGATAAAGATGAAAAGGCCGGTAATGAATCAATCAAAGGCCACCAATCAATGGTGGTTTTCCTTAGACAATTCAAAGAGTGGCCTGCACTGCGTACAGAGTTTTTGCCTGTCGATTGCTATGACGGTTGGAACTCACAAATGTTGTCGGCTCTACCTTTAATCAACCCTAACGACGACCTCTATGATGACACTGTTGGATGTTATAATGCATCTTCAGGGATCGGTGAGAATCGTATTGGTAATGGTGATCACATGCCTGTGATTCCTGCAAATCCTCTTTTGAACGAATCGCTGGAGTCCTTTGGGAAAACTATTCTAAACTACAGCTTCATCCAAGATGAAGCGATGTGTCCTAAGGATCTTTTGGATGCCGGGTACTGGATTCAGAGCGATGGCTTTGACTGCAACGAAGACCTCACCTTAGCTTTCGAAGACCGATTGAAAGATGGAACCGTTGCTAAAGACGTTGCGGTCAAGATCAGAAAAGGTGAAATTGCCGTTAACAAGTCTGTGATGTGTCCAGTGCGTTCAAACAAACGGGATCCGGTGAGTGTTGATAGTACTCTTTTTATATTTGTGTGCAAATTGTCTTGAGTTTTTTGTCAATCGAATGTGTATTTTTCTTAAGCATTGGACACTCTAGTCTAACTCTTATAAGGGCTGTAAATGTCGCTTTTTAAGAGTATTTTCAAACAAACATGTTCGCTTCTAAATGACAGCATGGTTTAATTCATGATGTAAGGGATGGGCCGAACTTCTGGTGGAAGGAATGGAGCCAAAACGTCTTCGTCCATTAAGTTGACGTGAGTGTTGTCAACTCCAGACAACTACAAGTCACCTTTATATCGGTCTTCTGCGAGACCTCTAATAGAGTCGCCAAATAAGCGTTAATAGAGTTTTAATGTTACACTACTTTGAAATTATTCCTCCTAAGAGTGAAGAATTCTGCCGAAAGAAAGTAACCAAACATGCAGATGACTCGTCGTGGAACTTTGCAAAGCTATTGGACCACTGCAACGAGTATTTGAACTGGCGGAGATCAAGCGATGTGTCCCTTCGGACTGAAAGTCTTCTCATTGCAATGGAGATTTGCATGGCCGGCTCAAACAAAACTGGACCGGTGAGTGAATTTCATTACTGTTGTCTGTATTTGCTTTGCTCTTACCTAGGTATCTTTTAACACTCAACCAACAAGAGTTCACTCTGCGATGATTAGCGGGGACCATTCCGGTTTTAGTATTGGAGGGTGAAGAAATTGCTTCTTCCTTAAAGTGGGATACCAGTTCATTCCTGGCTTGATTAGCCAATAATATGCCGTGTGTAAGacctaacttttttttttacacaaaggtgtttcagtttatttttatcCAACTTATTCCAACTTTATTTCCAcctttaattatttatttatctttaaatACAAGTTGGCTATATACTCTTCACTTCCTTTTTAATGATTGCGAAATTCAAAAAGGAGCATCAGTAACGTTTATGTAAGTAGAGACAGGTAAAAGTATAAAGGTTACTAAAATAGCGTTGTGTCCCCTCGGACTGAAATTCTTTGGTAAAACTCCTTATTTCTTGGGTGAATTCTGGGCTTTGAACTAGTGAACTGAAGCTGAGAATACTTGCAGCGCACTATAATAACTACAGCTGCATCCATAGAAGAACCTTGGTTCTCTCTACGACAGACTTTCGTTGTTCCTCAAATTCTTAACGGTTATTTTAACTATTTATTATCATTCTTAGGAAACGAAATTCTGTGCGTTGAAAGATACCAAAGGGACTAGTGACTCGCTTTTGCGGATTACGAAATGGTGGAACAACTGCTGGCCGTATCTGGAATGGCGCAAAAGCAATATTTCCGTCCAAACTGATCCACAGGATAACGTCATGGCAAAAGTTCCTATCAATGTGAGTAGAATACTTGGTTCATTTGGCCAAAGCCTCTTGGACCAGCAAGTTTGAGTGAGATATGATACCAAATGCCTCCAATGTCATGTGATAGTAGTACAGTACCAAGTCAAATGAACTTTGTCTCTCTCCTTCTAGGAATCGCTGTTCTGCCCACTGAACCCCTCCCAACGCTCGTCTGAATCGGCACCCGGGCTTACGATGAACATATACCATAAGATCGTGGATATCAAACGCTGGATCACATCAAATGAAATTCTTCTGAAAGCATGCAATTTCACTTCTTGTAAGTAAAAGTCAATGATTAATGAAGGATGAGCATCGCTGGACCAGTTGTGCAGTTAGCTACTTCTGTGAGTCTGTTAGGAGTCTTTTCTTTAGCGAACTTTCATCAAACCAGGATTCTTCTGTACAACTAAAGAACCGTTCCTCTCACAAGCTCTTACCTTTTCTTCCTCTGCTTTTGCTGGGCCGGCGAAAAAACGAGATTTCCAGATCCGctgaattttgcttttttgccaCAATAAATACAACTTAATTCATAAAAAGTACAAATCTTATATTAATACTGAGGAGTCAGACAGTCAAAAGTTTTGTTATCTTTAAATTTTACTGTAGATTGAGAGCAGTCTCTCTCTTGCTCTAAAATCGTTGAaacgaactttcaaaatgacgaaCACGCAGCGGGTCACAAATACCATTTGACGCCCGTCGTAGTTGTGACCTGCAGTTTCAATACTGAATGTTCTCCATTTTGAGAGTTCGTTTCAATGATTTTAGAGTAGGAGAGAGACTGCTCACAGTCTAATTTAACTGAGGAAGCTTCATTTCGTTCAAACGCTATCAACGCATATTGCTAAACCATTAACAATCTGATGTTGGTGTTGTTTTTAAGATTACTGGGCAAGTTTCGAGACCATATTAATTAGCTGGACTTGGCAGAACACATTGGACGTGATGATCGCATTTTGGATTACTGATTACTGCTTCATGGCCTTATATGTCACCACTGCATTTATCAAGGAAATCATGAGGTAGTCGATGTACTTTTAGTGCGAAACACTTTAGTTGTATGACAtataatagctgttattacagttaccagcggtcttgacacacaagcgaggctacagtcgaacctcgattatccggacctcgattatccggacttttcgattatccggacttttcgattatccggactttttctctggtcccgtttttttcatgaatactAATAAGTTTTGATGTCAAAAGCTTTCAAaggtgaaaaatgtttaaaatcaagaaaagtgtgttcaaaacagcgcatttaccgcttcgctttcaaaagatttagcgctcggcgacaaagagaattctgattttgtaattaaaaatgtgctatctttatttcttttgtttacattgttgtctcattaatattcatattttcgattatccggactctcgattatccggacgttttactgaggtcccgacgagtccggataatcgaggttcgactgtaatgggtcatttccgattgtattgaccccttagcctcgtttgcatgcagttgtaaacaaaagaaattttgtctgcgggctcaactctaataacagctattagcgACAAACGCAAGAAGACTCCCTGCCATGGTTTTTTGATTGACATCTGAGTTTGATTGAGAATTTCAAGTTACAATAACTATCAGGCATCATATAATAAAagctatagagtgttttcactgtcacggcggccatgttgatgtcCCTGACTAATCCTCCCGgaaattgaactctattcttatgctaacgttttcttttgttttgtttggaaaacATGTTCAAtaatcacgtgattgaaaacattCTATAGCAATCATTATAGCTTTTGCGCACTCCATTTTAAGCGGCTTCGTCCGTAGCCGAGCTATTGCCATGTGTTTGAAGCACTGTtagaatgaagaaaagaaaaggcttGAGTTTCAACTCCGTCATTAGGCAAATTCCGTTAACGTCTTTTTTTAATGGCGCCCCCCGCCCCTACAATCGGTTCGTCATCTTTCTAGTCAACAtcatttgtttttcctcattttatcATACGCTAGACGGAGACCTGACGCTCGCCCACTTGAAAGGGAATTAGAAGAGgctaaggaagaagaagaacttcaaagtAAGCTTGTGGAAGAAGAACGTGCACAAGCTTCTGGCTCTCAATCATGTAAATCGAAACCAGCGCAGGGATCAGGACATCCAAGGAAAacgaaggaagaagaagaacttcaaaggaAGCTTGTTGAAGAAGAACGTGCACAAGCTTCTGGCTCTCAATCGAAACCAACGCAGGGATCAGGAActgcaaggaagaagaagaaacacaaCTCTTCcaacaaggaagaagaagaacttcaaaggaAGCTTGTGGAAGAAGAACGTGCACAAGCTTCTGGCGCTCAATCGAAACCAGCGCAGGGATCAGGAActgcaaggaagaagaagaaacactgCTCTTccaacaagaaagaagaagaacttcaaaggaAGCTTGTAGAAAAAGAACGTGCACAAGCTTTTGACTGTCAATCGAAACCAGCGCCGGGATCacggaagaagaagaaacactactcttccaacaagaaacaaaactggaaatgagtctatttttg
The nucleotide sequence above comes from Acropora muricata isolate sample 2 chromosome 12, ASM3666990v1, whole genome shotgun sequence. Encoded proteins:
- the LOC136892545 gene encoding uncharacterized protein, which encodes MKMSFLLSIVFLLLLQSSFAAENPTHEGEIGSSSGGNVLLRSFTINEDFRNMDATIEVHLTSIDLLLSVKVDSRNRINSVSTIHTLGKMKINDMTNPQELKSNTPSEEEPSVLTESTEKCSSWFEKVYSSFLTAAESFLKWLYIGIEWPRDINQGMFALRTVTRFDQYEVNDFANRSLISLEMDLASKEGEYSSGFVRKSPNKNVLHVNHTGNEADCISQDLITSGNYTGNEANYVSLDLIADGTHTGNEANCISSDLIANGNHNGNEANYESLDLIAIGNPTGNEANCISLDLIADGNSTGNEANCISSDLISNGNYTGNEVNYVSLDLIAIGNQTGNEANCISLDLIADGNSTGNEANCISSDLISNGNYTGNEVNYVSLDLIAIGNQTGNEANWMPPELITGEDHIRNKDKDEKAGNESIKGHQSMVVFLRQFKEWPALRTEFLPVDCYDGWNSQMLSALPLINPNDDLYDDTVGCYNASSGIGENRIGNGDHMPVIPANPLLNESLESFGKTILNYSFIQDEAMCPKDLLDAGYWIQSDGFDCNEDLTLAFEDRLKDGTVAKDVAVKIRKGEIAVNKSVMCPVRSNKRDPSEEFCRKKVTKHADDSSWNFAKLLDHCNEYLNWRRSSDVSLRTESLLIAMEICMAGSNKTGPETKFCALKDTKGTSDSLLRITKWWNNCWPYLEWRKSNISVQTDPQDNVMAKVPINESLFCPLNPSQRSSESAPGLTMNIYHKIVDIKRWITSNEILLKACNFTSYYWASFETILISWTWQNTLDVMIAFWITDYCFMALYVTTAFIKEIMRRRPDARPLERELEEAKEEEELQSKLVEEERAQASGSQSCKSKPAQGSGHPRKTKEEEELQRKLVEEERAQASGSQSKPTQGSGTARKKKKHNSSNKEEEELQRKLVEEERAQASGAQSKPAQGSGTARKKKKHCSSNKKEEELQRKLVEKERAQAFDCQSKPAPGSRKKKKHYSSNKKQNWK